In Anaerolineae bacterium, the following are encoded in one genomic region:
- the larB gene encoding nickel pincer cofactor biosynthesis protein LarB, which yields MSDHHFTFEEVQGFARLDHDRAARQGLPEFVYAGHKTPEQVAAIMASMVARQGCALASRVAQAHADAVRTALPEAHFNATAGLITVGQMPRQAAGLARVVAAGTSDLPVAEEAVGVLEFLGDRVERLYDVGVAGVHRLLAHVDELAGADVLIVVAGMEGALPTVVGGLVAPPIIAVPTSVGYGASLQGLAALLGMLNSCAPGVCVVNIDNGLGAAAAAHRILNSLRRSSGSAAS from the coding sequence ATGAGTGATCATCACTTCACTTTTGAGGAGGTGCAGGGCTTTGCCCGGCTGGATCACGATCGGGCTGCCCGCCAGGGATTGCCGGAGTTCGTTTACGCCGGGCATAAGACGCCGGAGCAGGTAGCGGCGATCATGGCCAGCATGGTCGCGCGGCAGGGGTGCGCCCTGGCCAGCCGCGTTGCCCAGGCCCACGCCGATGCCGTTCGCACTGCGCTGCCGGAGGCGCACTTTAACGCTACAGCGGGCCTGATCACCGTCGGGCAGATGCCCCGCCAGGCGGCTGGGCTGGCCCGTGTTGTGGCGGCGGGCACGTCTGATCTGCCGGTGGCGGAGGAAGCGGTTGGCGTCCTGGAGTTTCTGGGCGACCGGGTGGAGCGCCTGTACGATGTGGGCGTGGCCGGGGTGCATCGCCTGCTGGCCCATGTTGATGAGCTGGCCGGGGCCGATGTGCTGATCGTCGTGGCCGGGATGGAAGGCGCGCTGCCGACGGTGGTGGGCGGGCTGGTAGCGCCGCCGATCATCGCTGTGCCGACCAGCGTGGGCTACGGGGCCAGTCTGCAGGGGCTGGCGGCCCTGCTGGGGATGCTCAATAGCTGCGCGCCGGGCGTCTGCGTGGTCAACATCGACAATGGCCTGGGCGCGGCGGCGGCGGCTCACCGCATCCTCAACAGCCTGCGGCGGTCCTCCGGCAGCGCCGCTTCGTGA
- the larC gene encoding nickel pincer cofactor biosynthesis protein LarC, with translation MTRIAYLDPFAGTSGDMLLGALLDAGWPLEALQTLVDSLGIPGVTVFAARVEKRGLVGTHVRVNAPESQPLRHPADLLTIIDRADALPSVRARAAAVITRLAEAEARVHGLAVEDVHFHEIGAVDTLVDVLGGVAGLAALGVEQIVSAPLPWSGGTVRIAHGVFPVPPPAVAVLLEGFPVTGVDVQGEMVTPTGAALITGLAESFGLPPDMIVRRVAYGAGTRDWPDRPNLLRLVLGDAVDGAADAVVTETLTVLACNLDDMLPQWYGPLVEAALRAGALDVWLTPAHMKKNRPAVIVEVLCRPMDAARLRDLLFRQTTTLGVREYSVIRRALPREMRTVHTPYGEVRIKIGYPQNGSPKFAPEHDDCVARASEHGVSVREVWLAAVQAARQAM, from the coding sequence ATGACGCGAATCGCCTATCTCGATCCGTTCGCCGGGACCAGCGGTGATATGTTGCTTGGCGCGTTGCTTGACGCCGGTTGGCCGCTGGAGGCGCTGCAAACGCTGGTCGATTCGCTCGGCATCCCCGGCGTAACCGTTTTCGCGGCGCGGGTGGAAAAGCGCGGCCTGGTGGGGACGCACGTCCGTGTTAACGCGCCGGAATCCCAGCCGCTGCGTCACCCCGCCGATTTGCTGACGATCATCGATCGGGCGGATGCGCTGCCATCCGTCCGGGCGCGGGCCGCCGCTGTGATCACCCGCCTGGCGGAAGCCGAGGCCCGCGTGCATGGCCTGGCGGTGGAAGATGTGCACTTTCACGAGATCGGCGCGGTGGACACGCTGGTGGATGTGCTGGGCGGCGTGGCCGGGCTGGCGGCGCTGGGTGTGGAACAGATCGTCTCCGCGCCGCTGCCCTGGTCAGGGGGAACCGTGCGGATCGCCCATGGCGTTTTTCCGGTCCCCCCTCCGGCGGTGGCTGTGCTGCTGGAAGGCTTCCCTGTGACGGGGGTTGACGTGCAGGGCGAGATGGTCACGCCGACGGGGGCGGCGCTGATCACCGGCCTGGCGGAGTCGTTCGGCCTACCTCCAGACATGATCGTGCGGCGTGTTGCCTATGGCGCTGGGACGCGCGACTGGCCCGACCGGCCCAACCTGCTGCGGCTGGTGCTGGGCGACGCCGTTGATGGCGCGGCGGATGCGGTGGTGACCGAGACGCTGACCGTCCTGGCCTGTAACCTGGACGACATGCTGCCGCAGTGGTACGGGCCGCTGGTGGAAGCAGCCCTGCGGGCCGGGGCGCTGGACGTCTGGCTGACCCCGGCGCACATGAAAAAGAATCGTCCGGCGGTGATCGTTGAGGTGCTGTGCCGCCCGATGGATGCGGCGCGGCTGCGCGATCTGCTCTTCCGCCAGACGACGACGCTGGGCGTGCGGGAATATAGCGTGATCCGCCGGGCGCTGCCGCGGGAGATGCGAACCGTACACACGCCTTATGGCGAGGTGCGCATCAAGATCGGGTATCCACAGAATGGCTCGCCCAAGTTCGCCCCGGAGCATGACGATTGCGTGGCGCGAGCGTCCGAGCATGGTGTCAGCGTGCGGGAGGTCTGGCTGGCGGCGGTGCAGGCGGCCCGGCAGGCAATGTGA
- a CDS encoding FHA domain-containing protein: MEHGNSILICPVCQHKNDAHALRCAQCGVSLVPNTTTIHVSDEAIEKAVGVRPVSREVIGEGVVFYIAGEVQPLIVRGRSEIILGRKVEGQPSEVVDMTPYHGHLLGVSRRHARLTISSEGALIEDLGSTNGTWLNEKRLTPDASFVVTSGDQIRLGQLILFVYFASGSTRQKITLKPSLAALAVIEPPLSMALYLARQAVAYLEALISIQEVIDRVQARSQTRAGISSIAVHGDPAGVEVAAEGLIDAVRLVEEVIVPWQKLHASLLATSWTGGRLPGPPVLSSAPPPARPAEVSPEAAPPVVSVSLDTARLGSGMAAAPSTPPEPEPEPAVPPAQQTVELAPQDAAAAQGTAAEESPAAESIADSGQTPVPPAQEAPAAEVPSPATPETQTAQEDQRQRVWEEALQSLLAEMLSAIKSGLLGVESDDASYLQQLRPPVEALVLNTLEVVKSSY, translated from the coding sequence ATGGAACACGGCAACAGCATCCTGATTTGCCCGGTTTGCCAGCATAAGAATGACGCTCATGCCCTGCGCTGTGCGCAGTGTGGCGTCTCGCTGGTGCCCAATACCACCACCATTCACGTTTCCGATGAAGCTATTGAGAAGGCGGTGGGGGTACGCCCGGTCTCGCGCGAGGTGATCGGCGAGGGGGTTGTGTTCTATATTGCCGGGGAAGTCCAGCCGCTGATTGTGCGCGGGCGCAGCGAGATCATCCTGGGCCGCAAGGTGGAAGGCCAGCCGTCTGAGGTCGTGGACATGACGCCCTACCACGGCCATCTGCTGGGCGTTTCCCGCCGCCATGCCCGGCTGACCATCTCTTCCGAAGGGGCGTTGATCGAAGACCTGGGCAGCACCAACGGTACCTGGCTGAATGAGAAGCGCCTGACGCCCGATGCTTCGTTTGTGGTGACCAGCGGCGACCAGATCCGGCTGGGCCAGCTCATCCTGTTTGTCTATTTCGCCAGCGGTTCCACCCGCCAGAAGATCACGCTTAAGCCCAGCCTGGCCGCCCTGGCGGTGATCGAGCCGCCGCTGAGCATGGCCCTCTACCTGGCCCGGCAGGCCGTTGCTTACCTGGAAGCGCTGATCAGCATCCAGGAAGTGATCGATCGCGTACAGGCTCGTTCGCAGACAAGGGCAGGCATCAGTTCGATCGCTGTTCATGGGGATCCAGCGGGTGTCGAAGTGGCAGCGGAAGGGCTGATTGACGCCGTCAGGCTGGTTGAGGAAGTGATTGTCCCCTGGCAAAAGCTGCACGCTTCCCTGCTAGCCACGTCATGGACCGGGGGACGGTTGCCAGGGCCGCCGGTGCTGTCGTCTGCGCCACCGCCGGCCCGCCCGGCTGAGGTTTCGCCGGAAGCCGCGCCGCCGGTGGTGAGCGTGTCGCTGGATACTGCCCGGCTTGGCAGCGGGATGGCAGCTGCGCCATCCACGCCGCCGGAGCCTGAGCCGGAACCGGCTGTTCCCCCGGCTCAACAGACGGTAGAGCTTGCGCCGCAGGATGCAGCAGCGGCGCAGGGCACGGCAGCGGAGGAGTCACCGGCGGCGGAAAGCATTGCGGATAGCGGGCAGACCCCTGTACCTCCAGCACAGGAGGCGCCAGCGGCGGAGGTGCCCTCGCCAGCGACGCCGGAAACGCAGACGGCACAGGAGGATCAGCGCCAGAGGGTGTGGGAAGAGGCGTTGCAGAGTCTGCTGGCGGAGATGTTGAGCGCCATCAAGAGCGGGTTGCTGGGCGTGGAAAGTGATGACGCCAGCTACCTGCAGCAACTGCGCCCTCCTGTTGAGGCGCTGGTGTTAAACACGCTGGAAGTGGTCAAAAGCTCGTACTGA
- the feoB gene encoding ferrous iron transport protein B: MTLTLTQTDPSPRTKTRTLTVALAGNPNSGKSTIFNVLTGAHQHVGNWPGKTVEKHEGYFRLAGHEVTLVDLPGTYSLSAFSAEELVARDFILSGEADVVVCVADSANLARNLYLFTQLMEMGVPLILGLSMADVAESRHIQIDHARLSHRLGDVPVIPLVGHKAVGLDALKAAMLQAIEQPPGAPLAQVRLAPAVEEAIEELLPLIGRETALTSRYPARWLAIKLLEEDEPLLAEAAAYPDLLAAVRAAQQRIQSITGEEPHVLIADSRYSFIAELLRGVVSRPPGAHITRSDRLDRIVTHHVWGVPVFLAVMWLIFQITANVSVPYINWVDGVVSGPVTHWATALLGVLGLGGSWIESLLVEGVITGVGGVLVFVPVLAFLYLAIAALEDSGYMARAAFVMDRFMQKLGLHGKSFLPMLVGFGCNVPAIYATRTLENPIDRQITGFLTTFMSCGARLPIYVIFGSAFFGASSGNLVFAMYAIGILVAVLTSLLLTRVVFKNRPVPLFVMELPPYRLPNLRNVLLPMWERIRAFLRQAGTVILAASIFIWLLLAVPAPGAPGRFNAVTLENSLFGALSKLMAPIFAPAGFDNWGASGALVTGFVAKEAVISTLSQLYLDETSRPTAEVTMPSLGEDLRFIVSSFAEATVLTAQEAINILPRTVNLLPGVEIPPVQFIPAAPEGEDSSALQAALRNAFTPLAAVAFNIFVLLYVPCMATTAAMRQEFGTRWTLYQMGYSLGVAWLAATLVYQGGLLLGLG; encoded by the coding sequence ATGACCCTGACCCTAACACAAACTGATCCCTCACCCCGCACAAAAACCAGGACACTCACCGTCGCCCTGGCCGGCAACCCCAACAGCGGCAAGAGCACGATCTTCAATGTCCTCACCGGCGCGCATCAGCACGTCGGCAACTGGCCGGGCAAGACCGTTGAAAAGCACGAGGGCTACTTTCGCCTTGCCGGGCATGAGGTGACCCTGGTCGATCTACCGGGCACCTACAGCCTCAGCGCTTTTTCCGCTGAGGAGCTTGTCGCCCGCGACTTCATCCTGAGCGGCGAAGCGGATGTTGTGGTCTGTGTAGCCGACTCGGCCAACCTGGCCCGCAACCTGTATCTGTTCACCCAGCTCATGGAAATGGGCGTGCCGCTGATCCTGGGCCTGAGCATGGCCGACGTGGCCGAAAGCCGCCACATCCAGATCGATCACGCCCGGCTTTCCCACCGACTGGGCGACGTGCCGGTGATCCCCCTCGTCGGCCACAAAGCGGTAGGGCTGGACGCGCTAAAAGCGGCCATGCTGCAGGCGATCGAGCAGCCGCCGGGCGCACCGCTGGCGCAGGTTCGTCTGGCCCCGGCGGTTGAAGAAGCGATCGAGGAACTCCTGCCCCTGATCGGACGGGAGACAGCGCTCACCAGCCGTTACCCGGCCCGCTGGCTGGCGATCAAGTTGCTGGAAGAAGACGAACCTCTGCTGGCAGAAGCAGCGGCATACCCCGATCTGCTGGCAGCGGTGCGCGCTGCTCAGCAACGCATCCAGTCGATCACGGGGGAAGAGCCGCATGTCCTGATCGCCGACAGCCGCTACAGCTTCATTGCCGAGTTACTGCGCGGCGTGGTCAGCCGACCGCCCGGAGCGCACATCACCCGTTCCGACCGGCTTGACCGCATCGTGACCCACCATGTCTGGGGAGTGCCGGTCTTCCTGGCGGTGATGTGGCTGATCTTCCAGATCACGGCCAACGTCAGTGTGCCGTACATCAACTGGGTGGACGGGGTAGTCAGCGGTCCGGTTACCCACTGGGCAACAGCGCTGCTGGGCGTGCTTGGCCTGGGTGGAAGCTGGATCGAGAGCCTGCTGGTGGAGGGCGTGATCACTGGGGTGGGTGGCGTGCTGGTCTTTGTGCCGGTGCTGGCCTTTCTCTACCTGGCCATCGCCGCACTGGAGGACAGCGGCTATATGGCCCGCGCCGCCTTCGTGATGGATCGCTTCATGCAAAAGCTGGGGTTGCACGGCAAGAGCTTCCTGCCAATGCTGGTTGGCTTTGGTTGTAACGTCCCGGCCATCTATGCCACACGCACGCTGGAGAACCCTATCGATCGCCAGATCACCGGCTTTCTGACCACTTTCATGAGCTGCGGGGCGCGCCTGCCGATCTATGTCATCTTCGGGTCAGCCTTTTTCGGCGCGTCATCTGGCAACCTGGTCTTCGCCATGTACGCGATTGGCATCCTGGTGGCCGTCCTGACCAGCCTGCTGCTAACCCGTGTCGTCTTCAAGAACCGGCCAGTGCCGCTGTTCGTCATGGAGTTGCCGCCCTACCGTCTGCCTAACCTGCGCAATGTGCTGCTGCCGATGTGGGAACGGATTCGCGCCTTTCTGCGCCAGGCGGGGACGGTGATCCTGGCGGCTTCGATCTTCATCTGGCTGCTGCTGGCCGTGCCCGCGCCTGGCGCGCCGGGGCGCTTCAACGCCGTGACGCTGGAAAATAGCCTGTTCGGGGCGCTGAGCAAGCTCATGGCGCCCATCTTTGCGCCGGCGGGGTTTGACAACTGGGGAGCCAGCGGTGCGCTGGTGACCGGCTTCGTGGCCAAGGAAGCCGTGATCTCCACCCTGAGCCAGCTTTACCTGGACGAAACGTCGCGTCCGACCGCCGAGGTCACTATGCCATCGCTGGGCGAAGACCTGCGCTTTATCGTCAGCAGTTTCGCGGAGGCAACTGTCCTTACCGCTCAAGAAGCGATCAACATCCTGCCGCGCACGGTCAACCTGCTCCCCGGCGTAGAGATTCCGCCGGTGCAATTCATCCCGGCTGCGCCGGAGGGAGAAGACTCCTCAGCGCTACAGGCCGCGTTGCGCAATGCCTTCACGCCGCTGGCGGCTGTCGCCTTCAACATCTTCGTGCTGCTGTACGTCCCCTGCATGGCCACTACGGCGGCCATGCGCCAGGAATTTGGGACGCGCTGGACGCTGTACCAGATGGGCTACTCGCTGGGTGTTGCCTGGCTGGCAGCCACGCTGGTCTACCAGGGCGGATTGCTGCTGGGGCTGGGATAG
- a CDS encoding alanine--glyoxylate aminotransferase family protein, translating to MIPLNLPPASSPEIDLPPRILLGPGPSMVPPRVLRVMSTPPVGHMDASYLAIMDRTQELLRYVFQTENALTLVVPGTGTAAMETAVANMVEPGDAVLVCVNGYFGLRIAEMARRCGGDVRIITRPWGEVFNADDIRAALVERPARVVALVHGETSTGAAQPMEGIAAAVHDYDSILIVDTVASLGGVPFAVDALDIDVCYTGSQKCLSAPPGLGPITLGPRAVQKLEARRAPVASWYLDLTLLRQYWDSRRVYHHTAPINLSLALYEALRLVAEEGLEARWARHRRCAEMLWNGLEALGLALHVAPEHRLPSLTTVRVPESVDEAAVRSRLLAEMNIEISGGLGELKGRIWRIGLMGYSAREENVLALLGALDRLLG from the coding sequence ATGATCCCGCTGAACCTGCCCCCTGCCAGCTCCCCGGAGATCGATCTACCGCCGCGCATCCTGCTCGGCCCGGGTCCGAGCATGGTTCCTCCACGCGTCCTGCGGGTCATGAGCACACCCCCCGTCGGCCACATGGATGCCTCCTACCTGGCAATCATGGATCGCACGCAGGAACTGCTACGCTACGTCTTCCAGACGGAAAATGCGCTGACGTTGGTCGTGCCTGGCACGGGTACGGCGGCCATGGAAACCGCCGTCGCCAACATGGTCGAGCCGGGCGATGCCGTGCTGGTCTGTGTCAACGGGTACTTTGGCCTGCGCATCGCGGAAATGGCCCGCCGCTGCGGCGGCGACGTGCGGATAATCACCCGCCCCTGGGGCGAAGTCTTCAACGCCGATGACATCCGCGCCGCCCTGGTGGAACGTCCGGCCCGTGTCGTCGCCCTCGTTCACGGCGAGACCTCCACCGGCGCGGCCCAGCCTATGGAAGGCATCGCGGCGGCAGTGCACGACTATGACAGCATCCTGATCGTCGATACGGTCGCTTCGCTGGGCGGCGTGCCTTTTGCCGTTGACGCGCTCGACATCGATGTCTGTTACACCGGCTCGCAGAAATGCCTGAGCGCCCCGCCCGGACTCGGCCCGATCACGCTCGGCCCGCGCGCCGTGCAGAAACTGGAGGCCCGCCGGGCGCCCGTCGCCAGCTGGTACCTTGACCTGACATTGCTGCGCCAGTACTGGGACAGCCGCCGTGTCTACCACCATACCGCGCCGATCAACCTGAGCCTGGCGCTCTACGAGGCGCTGCGCCTGGTGGCGGAAGAAGGGCTGGAAGCACGCTGGGCGCGGCATCGCCGCTGCGCCGAGATGCTGTGGAACGGCCTGGAGGCGCTTGGTCTGGCGCTGCATGTCGCACCGGAGCACCGGTTGCCTTCCCTGACCACCGTCCGCGTGCCGGAAAGCGTCGATGAAGCTGCCGTCCGCAGTCGCCTTCTGGCGGAGATGAACATTGAGATCAGCGGTGGCCTGGGCGAGTTGAAAGGTAGAATCTGGCGCATTGGCCTGATGGGCTATTCGGCGCGGGAAGAAAACGTGCTGGCGCTGCTGGGCGCGCTGGACCGGCTGCTGGGCTAA
- a CDS encoding ferrous iron transport protein A, whose product MKHAAPSLQTYPLNMSQPGETVRVVAIHGGYRLRKRLADLGLTVGLPVRVIQGSSFGPMLIALKEDARLAVGHGVAHKIIVTPYDPDPNTN is encoded by the coding sequence ATGAAACACGCTGCCCCCTCCCTCCAGACTTACCCGTTAAACATGTCCCAGCCGGGCGAGACCGTCCGGGTGGTGGCCATTCATGGCGGTTACCGCCTGCGCAAGCGGCTGGCTGACCTGGGGCTGACAGTTGGCCTGCCTGTACGGGTGATTCAGGGCAGCAGTTTTGGTCCGATGTTGATCGCGCTCAAGGAAGATGCTCGTCTGGCTGTTGGGCATGGCGTCGCTCACAAAATCATTGTCACTCCCTATGACCCTGACCCTAACACAAACTGA
- a CDS encoding helix-turn-helix transcriptional regulator: protein MTAKREPNVGQRIRALREKQRLSLRALAERCGLSINAISRIERGENSPTVSSLHQLAMALGVAITDFFEDESNQPVILVRADNRLITRHKGMVIESLGIGLRQQQVQPFLIVLEPGAGTTNELISHPGEEFIFCLEGTLDFRVGDYRFTLSSGDSLVFEASQPHGFQNSGNSPASMLVTFNADRSIQPTHQGQKSSAESA from the coding sequence ATGACTGCCAAGAGAGAGCCGAACGTCGGGCAACGCATCCGCGCCCTGCGGGAGAAACAGCGGCTGTCCCTGCGCGCTCTGGCCGAACGTTGCGGCCTGTCCATTAACGCCATCAGCCGGATCGAACGCGGTGAAAATTCACCGACGGTTTCTTCCCTGCACCAGCTGGCGATGGCCCTTGGCGTAGCCATCACGGATTTCTTTGAGGACGAAAGCAATCAGCCTGTCATTCTGGTCAGGGCCGATAACCGCCTGATCACCCGCCACAAGGGTATGGTGATCGAAAGTCTGGGTATCGGCCTGCGCCAGCAGCAGGTACAACCCTTCCTGATCGTGCTTGAGCCCGGCGCAGGCACGACGAACGAATTGATCAGCCACCCCGGAGAGGAATTTATCTTCTGCCTGGAAGGCACGCTGGACTTCCGCGTGGGCGACTATCGCTTCACCCTTTCCTCCGGCGACAGCCTGGTTTTTGAGGCCAGCCAGCCGCACGGCTTTCAGAACAGCGGAAACAGCCCGGCCAGCATGCTGGTGACCTTCAACGCCGACCGCAGCATTCAACCCACCCACCAGGGTCAGAAGTCGTCCGCCGAAAGCGCCTGA
- the larE gene encoding ATP-dependent sacrificial sulfur transferase LarE yields the protein MTISSERLDVINHAGFLPPDLAARYARLQALLREMGRVIVAYSGGVDSTLLARVAADVLGGDMLAVMAISESYSAAELPEALALLEEQGIPYRTVRTQEVHDPRYAANPADRCYFCKQHLFAELFAIARAEGFNAIVDGFNADDVGDHRPGRQAGRERGVRSPLYEAGLTKADIRHLARTLGLRNWNKPAMACLSSRVAYGSPITPAVLARIDQAEGVLRSLGLGQLRVRHHDSLARIEVSSEDIATVLAHREQIVAGLKAAGYVYVTLDLQGFRSGSGNEVLTRHE from the coding sequence ATGACCATATCCAGCGAGCGCCTTGACGTGATCAACCATGCCGGGTTTCTGCCCCCTGACCTGGCCGCCCGTTACGCCCGCCTGCAGGCTTTGCTGCGGGAAATGGGGCGGGTGATCGTGGCCTATTCCGGCGGGGTGGACAGCACCCTGCTGGCCAGGGTCGCCGCTGATGTGCTGGGCGGGGATATGCTGGCCGTCATGGCCATCAGCGAGAGCTATAGCGCCGCCGAGTTGCCGGAGGCGCTCGCACTGCTGGAGGAGCAAGGCATTCCTTACCGCACCGTGCGCACGCAGGAGGTGCACGATCCGCGCTATGCCGCCAACCCGGCGGATCGCTGTTACTTCTGCAAGCAGCATCTGTTCGCCGAGTTGTTTGCCATCGCCAGGGCAGAAGGCTTCAACGCCATTGTCGACGGTTTCAACGCCGATGATGTGGGCGATCACCGGCCCGGTCGCCAGGCCGGGCGGGAGCGCGGGGTGCGCAGCCCGCTCTACGAGGCCGGTCTGACCAAGGCTGACATCCGCCATCTGGCCCGCACCCTGGGCCTGCGCAACTGGAACAAACCGGCGATGGCCTGTCTGTCCAGCCGGGTTGCCTACGGCAGCCCGATCACGCCGGCTGTTCTGGCCCGGATCGATCAGGCGGAGGGCGTTCTTCGCAGCCTGGGGCTAGGGCAGTTACGCGTCCGCCATCATGACAGCCTGGCCCGGATCGAGGTCTCGTCGGAGGACATCGCGACGGTGTTGGCGCACCGCGAGCAGATCGTGGCCGGGCTGAAGGCGGCGGGCTATGTGTATGTCACGCTTGATCTGCAGGGCTTTCGCAGCGGCAGCGGCAACGAGGTGTTGACCCGCCATGAGTGA
- a CDS encoding C_GCAxxG_C_C family protein, with protein sequence MLAVGEHLWGSVDERTRRMTSAFSGGLGGTHAELCGALSGGAMIIGALNGRANLIESNAACKALAARYREAFLARFGMTICSDLRSHGYGGGGIPCAVLVEQAVEVLLDVLAEAGY encoded by the coding sequence GTGCTCGCCGTGGGCGAGCATCTATGGGGCAGCGTGGACGAACGCACCCGGCGCATGACATCCGCCTTCAGCGGCGGGCTGGGTGGCACACATGCCGAGTTGTGTGGGGCGTTGAGCGGCGGCGCGATGATCATCGGCGCTCTCAATGGGCGGGCCAACCTGATAGAGAGCAACGCCGCCTGCAAGGCGCTGGCCGCCCGTTACCGGGAGGCATTCCTGGCGCGCTTTGGGATGACGATCTGCAGCGACCTGCGCAGCCATGGCTACGGCGGGGGCGGCATCCCTTGCGCGGTGCTGGTGGAGCAGGCGGTTGAGGTGCTGCTCGACGTCCTGGCCGAAGCCGGCTACTGA
- a CDS encoding anion permease — protein MSNASTRGKPAPASGPEEGLFAIKLVPALISVAVGLIIWFLPPPQTLVDFVAANPDAGYNAVSAWHLFAIFVGTIVALITKPLPMGAIAMIAIALTALTGTLKIAESLDGFRNTTIWLIVAAFFVSRGFIKTGLGARIAYQFMRVLGKKTLGLSYGLIATDLVLAPAIPSNTARAGGVIFPILRSVASAYGSEPNDGTARKIGAFLTKAAYQGTIITSAMFLTAMAANPLAQKLAGDQGIEITWTNWATAAVVPGIISLLVVPYVLYRLYKPEITETPKAPEIAREKLAEMGAVKTSEWIMLGVFVLLLAMWILGSTINVDATVTALTGLGILLITGVLTWTDVLNEKGAWDTLTWFAALVMMASFLSKLGFIPWFSAEMGNLVGGMNWVVAFLILSLAYFYSHYLFASNTAHVSAMYAAFLAVSIAVGTPPLLAALVLAFFSNLFSSMTHYGTGPAPVLFGAGYVDLQDWWRLGFIISVINIVIWLGIGGLWWKILGLW, from the coding sequence ATGTCTAACGCTTCTACGCGCGGCAAGCCCGCGCCCGCTTCCGGGCCGGAAGAGGGGCTTTTCGCCATCAAGCTCGTTCCGGCGCTGATCTCCGTCGCCGTCGGCCTGATCATCTGGTTCCTGCCGCCGCCACAGACGCTGGTGGATTTTGTGGCCGCCAACCCGGATGCCGGCTATAACGCAGTGTCGGCCTGGCACCTGTTCGCCATCTTCGTCGGCACCATCGTGGCCCTGATCACCAAGCCGCTGCCAATGGGCGCGATTGCGATGATCGCCATCGCGCTCACCGCCCTGACCGGCACGCTGAAGATCGCCGAGTCACTGGATGGTTTCCGCAACACCACCATCTGGCTCATTGTGGCCGCCTTCTTCGTCTCGCGCGGGTTCATCAAGACCGGCCTGGGTGCGCGCATTGCCTACCAGTTCATGCGTGTGCTGGGCAAGAAGACGCTGGGCCTGAGCTACGGCCTGATCGCTACCGATCTGGTGCTGGCCCCGGCCATCCCCAGTAACACCGCCCGCGCCGGCGGCGTGATCTTCCCCATCCTGCGCTCGGTGGCTAGCGCCTACGGGAGCGAACCGAATGACGGCACTGCCCGCAAGATCGGTGCCTTCCTGACCAAAGCCGCCTACCAGGGTACGATCATCACCAGTGCCATGTTCCTGACGGCCATGGCCGCCAACCCGCTGGCGCAGAAGCTGGCCGGCGACCAGGGTATCGAGATCACCTGGACCAACTGGGCCACTGCCGCGGTCGTCCCCGGCATCATCAGCCTGCTGGTGGTGCCATATGTGCTGTATCGGCTCTACAAACCGGAAATCACTGAGACGCCCAAGGCCCCGGAAATCGCCCGCGAAAAGCTGGCGGAAATGGGCGCGGTCAAGACCAGCGAGTGGATCATGCTGGGTGTTTTTGTCCTCTTGCTGGCCATGTGGATTCTGGGTAGCACCATTAACGTCGACGCGACCGTCACCGCGCTGACCGGCCTGGGCATCCTGTTGATCACCGGCGTGCTCACGTGGACGGATGTCCTGAATGAGAAGGGCGCCTGGGACACGCTGACCTGGTTCGCCGCGCTGGTCATGATGGCCTCCTTCCTCAGCAAGCTGGGCTTCATCCCCTGGTTCAGCGCGGAGATGGGCAACCTGGTTGGTGGCATGAACTGGGTGGTGGCCTTCCTCATTCTGAGCCTGGCTTACTTCTACAGCCACTATCTGTTCGCCAGCAACACCGCACATGTGAGCGCCATGTACGCCGCCTTCCTGGCCGTCTCGATCGCCGTCGGTACGCCGCCCCTGCTGGCCGCGCTGGTACTGGCCTTCTTCAGCAACCTGTTCAGCAGCATGACCCACTACGGCACCGGCCCGGCGCCTGTCCTGTTCGGCGCAGGGTACGTGGATCTGCAGGACTGGTGGAGGCTTGGCTTCATCATCAGCGTGATCAACATCGTGATCTGGCTGGGCATCGGCGGGCTGTGGTGGAAGATCCTCGGCCTGTGGTAA